In Xanthomonas sp. SI, the following are encoded in one genomic region:
- a CDS encoding [protein-PII] uridylyltransferase encodes MPDAAADDADWAAAARQLLLQADARLCKRFDQGDDIDRLLALRARALDQLIKHAWNRCLPRDAGLALYAVGGYGRGELFPRSDIDLLVFGEPERQRAHEQALARLFALLWHAGVPVSHAVRSATQCTTACADQTVLTALIEARPLLADGAARAALAAAIAPQRVWTPRAFFLAKREELQTRHQRFGDTADNLEPDIKDGPGGLRDLHTLGWMALRAFGVRDLEPLVGLGHVGSDEAAALRRERRELARLRYGLHLVANRPEERLRFDYQKTLAQRLGFSDDAESLGVEKMMQRFYRSAAIVRRLSDRLLQRFEEQFDGEAQPQPLGAGFSLRRGYLAADAESWPQADPVQVFALFAIWAAHGEVRGLHSLTARALAEALPQLPAYGSASALARERFLALLRGPRAVQTLTRMARLGVLGQWIPAFAQVSGRMQFDLFHVYTVDQHTLMVLKNIAVFATARADDRFSIAHEVWPRLRKPELLLLAGLFHDIAKGRGGDHSELGAVDARAFCAGHGLSAADTDLVVWLVEQHLRMSVTAQKQDISDADVIHRFATLVGDRERLDYLYLLTCADIAGTSPKLWNAWKDRLLADLYFAARRALRDGLEHPRPVAERVQEAREATRALMHIQGHDDAVIDRQFAGMPDESFLRFRPEQLAWQASSLMEVELGGTLVKVRPVTPDDDALEVFVYSPDRDGLFAAIVMTLDRRGYGIHRARVLDAPHEAIFDTFEVMPADAFASRDTAQLEAALREALSGDLTRLRPARRVVPRQLRHFRFAPRIEFRESVDGRRTRLSLVAPDRPGLLANVAQVLRRQQLRVHDARIATFGERAEDVFQITDEHNLPLPDSSRQALHAALQACLDPDTPPGESR; translated from the coding sequence ATGCCCGACGCGGCCGCCGACGATGCCGATTGGGCCGCGGCGGCCCGGCAACTGCTGCTCCAGGCCGACGCGCGGCTGTGCAAGCGCTTCGACCAGGGCGACGACATCGACCGCCTGCTGGCGCTGCGCGCGCGCGCGCTGGACCAACTGATCAAGCACGCCTGGAACCGCTGCCTGCCGCGCGACGCCGGGCTGGCGCTGTACGCGGTCGGCGGCTACGGCCGCGGCGAGTTGTTCCCGCGCTCGGACATCGACCTGCTGGTGTTCGGCGAACCCGAGCGCCAGCGCGCCCACGAGCAGGCGCTGGCGCGGCTGTTCGCGCTGCTCTGGCATGCCGGCGTGCCGGTCAGCCATGCGGTGCGTTCGGCCACGCAATGCACCACCGCCTGCGCCGACCAGACCGTACTGACCGCGCTGATCGAGGCGCGCCCGCTGCTGGCCGATGGCGCCGCGCGCGCGGCGCTGGCCGCGGCGATCGCGCCGCAGCGGGTGTGGACGCCGCGCGCGTTCTTCCTGGCCAAGCGCGAGGAACTGCAGACCCGCCACCAGCGTTTCGGCGACACCGCCGACAACCTGGAACCGGACATCAAGGATGGCCCGGGCGGCCTGCGCGACCTGCACACGCTGGGCTGGATGGCGCTGCGCGCGTTCGGCGTGCGCGACCTGGAGCCGCTGGTCGGGCTCGGCCACGTCGGCAGCGACGAGGCCGCGGCGCTGCGCCGCGAGCGCCGCGAGCTGGCCCGCTTGCGCTACGGGCTGCACCTGGTCGCCAACCGCCCGGAGGAGCGCCTGCGCTTCGACTACCAGAAGACCCTGGCGCAGCGGCTGGGCTTCTCCGACGACGCCGAGAGCCTGGGCGTGGAGAAGATGATGCAGCGCTTCTACCGCAGCGCCGCGATCGTGCGCCGGCTCAGTGACCGCCTGCTGCAGCGCTTCGAGGAACAGTTCGACGGCGAGGCGCAGCCGCAGCCGCTGGGCGCCGGTTTCTCGCTGCGCCGCGGCTACCTGGCCGCCGATGCCGAGAGCTGGCCGCAGGCCGATCCGGTGCAGGTGTTCGCGCTGTTCGCGATCTGGGCCGCGCATGGCGAGGTGCGCGGCCTGCATTCGCTGACCGCGCGCGCGCTGGCCGAGGCGTTGCCGCAGTTGCCCGCCTACGGCAGCGCCAGCGCGCTGGCGCGCGAGCGTTTCCTTGCCCTGCTGCGCGGCCCGCGCGCGGTGCAGACGCTGACCCGGATGGCGCGGCTGGGCGTGCTCGGGCAATGGATCCCGGCGTTCGCGCAGGTCTCCGGGCGCATGCAGTTCGACCTGTTCCATGTGTACACGGTGGACCAGCACACGCTGATGGTGCTGAAGAACATCGCGGTGTTCGCCACCGCCCGCGCCGACGACCGTTTCTCGATCGCGCACGAGGTGTGGCCGCGGCTGCGCAAGCCGGAACTGCTGCTGCTGGCCGGGCTGTTCCACGACATCGCCAAGGGCCGCGGCGGCGACCATTCCGAACTCGGCGCGGTGGACGCGCGCGCGTTCTGCGCCGGCCACGGGCTCAGCGCGGCCGATACCGACCTGGTGGTGTGGCTGGTCGAGCAGCACCTGCGCATGTCGGTGACCGCGCAAAAGCAGGACATCTCCGATGCGGACGTGATCCACCGCTTCGCCACCCTGGTCGGCGACCGCGAGCGCCTGGACTATCTGTACCTGCTGACCTGCGCCGACATCGCCGGTACCAGCCCCAAGTTGTGGAATGCGTGGAAGGACCGGCTGCTGGCCGACCTGTACTTCGCCGCGCGGCGCGCGCTGCGCGACGGCCTGGAGCATCCGCGCCCGGTCGCCGAGCGGGTGCAGGAGGCGCGCGAGGCCACGCGCGCGTTGATGCACATCCAGGGCCACGACGACGCGGTCATCGACCGCCAGTTCGCCGGCATGCCGGACGAGAGCTTCCTGCGCTTCCGCCCCGAGCAGTTGGCCTGGCAGGCCAGCTCGCTGATGGAAGTGGAACTGGGCGGCACCCTGGTCAAGGTGCGCCCGGTCACGCCCGACGACGACGCGCTGGAAGTATTCGTCTATTCGCCCGACCGCGACGGCCTGTTCGCCGCGATCGTGATGACCCTGGACCGGCGCGGCTACGGCATCCACCGCGCACGCGTGCTCGACGCGCCGCACGAGGCGATCTTCGATACCTTCGAAGTGATGCCGGCCGATGCCTTCGCCAGCCGCGACACCGCGCAGCTGGAAGCGGCGCTGCGCGAGGCGCTGTCCGGCGACCTGACCCGGCTGCGCCCGGCGCGGCGCGTGGTGCCGCGCCAACTGCGGCATTTCCGCTTCGCTCCGCGCATCGAATTCCGCGAGAGCGTGGACGGCCGCCGCACCCGCCTGAGCCTGGTCGCGCCGGACCGGCCCGGGCTGCTGGCGAACGTGGCGCAGGTGCTGCGCCGCCAGCAGCTGCGCGTGCACGACGCGCGCATCGCCACCTTCGGCGAGCGCGCCGAGGACGTGTTCCAGATCACCGACGAGCACAACCTGCCGTTGCCCGACTCCTCCCGCCAGGCGCTGCACGCCGCACTGCAGGCCTGCCTGGACCCCGATACCCCGCCTGGAGAATCCCGCTAA
- a CDS encoding arsenate reductase, protein MTTLYGLKNCDTCKKATKWLDRFGVAYAFVDYREHKPSPETLVEWAGKAGGFDALINKSSTTWRQLPDNKKTPGSEAEWKLLLREYPQLIRRPLVVTDDGQLSQGFSDNGFKQRFGVG, encoded by the coding sequence ATGACCACGTTGTACGGATTGAAGAACTGCGACACCTGCAAGAAAGCGACGAAGTGGCTGGACCGCTTCGGCGTGGCCTATGCGTTCGTCGATTACCGCGAACACAAGCCGAGCCCGGAGACCCTGGTCGAGTGGGCCGGCAAGGCCGGCGGCTTCGATGCGCTGATCAACAAGTCCTCGACCACCTGGCGGCAGCTGCCGGACAACAAGAAAACGCCGGGGTCCGAAGCCGAATGGAAGCTGCTGCTGCGCGAATACCCGCAACTGATCCGGCGGCCGCTGGTGGTCACCGACGACGGCCAGCTCAGCCAGGGATTCTCGGACAACGGCTTCAAGCAGCGCTTCGGCGTGGGCTGA